From the Streptococcus halotolerans genome, the window AGATTTTCCCACTGCTAATTTTTGGATGTTTTTGATGCATATAAAAAGTACTGTTCCTTATAAACAGCACTCAATTATTATAAACCATTACGTTGATGAGGTAGGTTAATTTCGATGATGACGTAGTATCGAAAGCAAACTAACAACTAGGAAAATTCCAATAAAAATTATCGTAATCGTTGCACTAGCAGGTGTTTCCCAAGTATACGACAATAACACCCCTGACAACATTCCAATAAAACCAATTAAAACAGCACTTCCAATAACAGCCTTAAATGATTTACCAATTCGAATACCAATGCTTGCAGGCAATACCATAATCGTTGATACCAGTAAGGCTCCAGCAGCAGGTATCATCAAAGAAATCGCCACACCTGTAATAATATTGAAAATTAATGACATCACCCGTACTGGAAGACCATCAACTAAAGCGGTGTCCTCATCGAAAGTTAACATATACATTGGACGAATAAATAAGGCCGTCAATACTAGGACAATGAGAGCGATAATGAATAAAGCAATAACTTGTTCTTGATTGATAGTAATAATGGAACCAAACAAGTATTGTTCCAAATTAACCCCAGAAGCATTTTCGGACTTACTAGTAATAATTAAAGAAATTGCCAAGCCCAAGGACATGAGAATAGCTGTTGAAATTTCCATATAGTGCTTATATACAACACGTAAGTACTCTAAAAGAATCGATGCTAAAATAACAACTACAACCGTTGTCCAAGTCGTTGAAACGCCTAGTAAAATACCAAAAGCAACGCCAGCTAGAGACACATGACTTAAAGTGTCACTCATCAAACTTTGACGTCTTAAAATTAAAAATAAGCCAAGTATCGGTGCAAACAGACTCATAGCAATAATAGCCAATACTGCTCGCTGCATAAAATCATAGGAGAGCATTTCTAAAATGATATCCATTTTTATCCCTCCTCATGAATATTAAAGCAACGCCAAGGAGAAGACTGATCTCTCACCAAATGAATATTTCGATCAGCATATTCAGCAACCTCCTCAGGATCATGCGTTATCATCAGCACTGCTTTACTATGTTTTTTAGCACTATGATGCATCAGTCTATAAAAATTATCTAAAGTACTTGCATCCATACCTGTTGTCGGTTCATCCAGTACAAAAATATCAGGATCTGAGGCAAACATCCTAGCAATTACGACACGTTGTTTCTGGCCTCCCGAGAGACTCCCAATACGCTTATGACGACTCTCCCACATACCAACAGATTCGAGACTAGTTTTCACGTGCTCCTTATCATGAGAAGTAATCCTACGAAACCAGCCTTGGCGCGGGTACCGACCAGAAGTGACAAACTCTTCAACTGTAGAGGGAAAACCAGCATTAAAACTAGCGATTTGTTGAGGCAAATAAGCAATTCTCAATTTTTTCCCTAAAATATTCTTTTCAGAAATAGTGACAGTCCCACTTTTGGGCTTCAAAACACCCAAGGTAGCTTTGATTAATGTAGATTTTGCAGCACCATTTTCACCAGTTAAAGTGACAAATTCACCACTATCTAAATAATAGGAAATATTATGAAGAACTGGCTCGTTATCATATTGAAAGGCCAAATTCTCAACAGTTATATAGCGCAAAATTAAAGAACCTTTCTAGACAACTCATCAACAAAACGATCAATAACATCTTGATCCGCTTCAGAAAAATGACTTAAAATCATTTCATAAACCTGCAGGGTTGACTCATGATGTTCCGCATGTTCAGTAGCAATAGGTAACCCTTCTTCAGTCAAAGTGAGATAGGACACACGTCCGTCTCTACCATCTTTAACAGACTCAACTAAATTTTTTTGGACCAATTGTTTAACAGCCTTTGATACAGCCGCCTGACTAATAGCTAACTCTCTAGCCAAGTCAGTATTCGTTAACTTTCCATTTTTCAATAACATTAGAATATGTTCCTGTGTACTCGTCAAACTAACATTACTTTGACATTTACCAATTAATAACTCATTTTGATGTTCAGTTTTAGCAATCAAAGCATTCAAAAAAGCATCAACTCTCTCGGATAACAACATGCAACACTCCTTAACCAGTTAAACATAAAAATAAATAAAAACTGCTAGCAAAACTAACAGTACAAGCTATACCGGCGGCCGGGGTCGAACCGGCACGTCCTTGCGGACACTGGATTTTGAGTCCAGCGCGTCTGCCAATTCCGCCACGCCGGCAAGTATAACTGGGGTAGCTGGATTCGAACCAACGCATGAGGGAGTCAAAGTCCCTTGCCTTACCGCTTGGCTATACCCCAAAATAGGCGAGTGAGGGGAATCGAACCCCCGAATGTCAGAGCCACAATCTGATGTGTTAACCACTTCACCACACCCGCCATATTCTAAACACGGGCAGTAGGAATCGAACCCACACTGAAGGTTTTGGAGACCTTAGTTCTACCTTTAAACTATGCCCGTTTAGGATGGAAAGAGAGGGATTCGAACCCCCGAACCCGAAGGAGCGGATTTACAGTCCGCCGCGTTTAGCCTCTTCGCTATCTTTCCAAAATATTAAATTATAATGGCGCGAGACGGAATCGAACCGCCGACACATGGAGCTTCAATCCATTGCTCTACCAACTGAGCTACCGAGCCAATTTAAATCTTCTATTGCGGGAGCAGGATTTGAACCTACGACCTTCGGGTTATGAGCCCGACGAGCTACCTAGCTGCTCCATCCCGCGATAATCTATTTAAAAGGAGGATGTGGGATTCGAACCCACGCACGCTTTTACACGCCTGACGGTTTTCAAGACCGTTCCCTTCAGCCAGACTTGGGTAATCCTCCAAAAAATATAAATAGTCCGTACGGGATTCGAACCCGTGTTACCGCCGTGAAAAGGCGGTGTCTTAACCCCTTGACCAACGGACCATATTATATAATGGGCACGAGTGGACTCGAACCACCGACCTCACGCTTATCAGGCGTGCGCTCTAACCACCTGAGCTACGCGCCCAAGCAAAATAGCTTGGAATATAAATAACTTTATAAAGCGGGTGACGAGAATCGAACTCGCGACAACAGCTTGGAAGGCTGTAGTTTTACCACTAAACTACACCCGCTAAAATGGGAGTTAACGGGATCGAACCGCTGACCCTCTGCTTGTAAGGCAGATGCTCTCCCAGCTGAGCTAAACTCCCTAGAGCGGAAGTTTAACTCTAGCTGGGAAACGGTGGGAAGCTTCGCTTCCCCTATCTCCCGATTGAAAGCTCGATTTCCTCTCCCTTTCAACTGAGCTAAACTCCCTATTCGCTAAGCAACTACCTTATCTAACAGGGGGCAACCCCCAAC encodes:
- a CDS encoding metal ABC transporter permease; this translates as MLEMLSYDFMQRAVLAIIAMSLFAPILGLFLILRRQSLMSDTLSHVSLAGVAFGILLGVSTTWTTVVVVILASILLEYLRVVYKHYMEISTAILMSLGLAISLIITSKSENASGVNLEQYLFGSIITINQEQVIALFIIALIVLVLTALFIRPMYMLTFDEDTALVDGLPVRVMSLIFNIITGVAISLMIPAAGALLVSTIMVLPASIGIRIGKSFKAVIGSAVLIGFIGMLSGVLLSYTWETPASATITIIFIGIFLVVSLLSILRHHRN
- a CDS encoding metal ABC transporter ATP-binding protein, whose translation is MRYITVENLAFQYDNEPVLHNISYYLDSGEFVTLTGENGAAKSTLIKATLGVLKPKSGTVTISEKNILGKKLRIAYLPQQIASFNAGFPSTVEEFVTSGRYPRQGWFRRITSHDKEHVKTSLESVGMWESRHKRIGSLSGGQKQRVVIARMFASDPDIFVLDEPTTGMDASTLDNFYRLMHHSAKKHSKAVLMITHDPEEVAEYADRNIHLVRDQSSPWRCFNIHEEG
- a CDS encoding zinc-dependent MarR family transcriptional regulator yields the protein MLLSERVDAFLNALIAKTEHQNELLIGKCQSNVSLTSTQEHILMLLKNGKLTNTDLARELAISQAAVSKAVKQLVQKNLVESVKDGRDGRVSYLTLTEEGLPIATEHAEHHESTLQVYEMILSHFSEADQDVIDRFVDELSRKVL